In Hippoglossus stenolepis isolate QCI-W04-F060 chromosome 13, HSTE1.2, whole genome shotgun sequence, a single genomic region encodes these proteins:
- the tbr1b gene encoding T-box brain protein 1b has product MQVENCISPASDLSKKFMNVGSGFSSADGSELSLQDHPIISASDNLERSSPLKKNSREMTNQSEADNFPDSKDASGDVQRGKLSPDLHGVSDIRHNFDGSAGERCIFSPSAQPQPVSAAPTAMFPYASQHGPAHPAFSIGSPSRYMAHHPVITNGAYNSLLTNTSPQGYAAAGYPYAQQYGHAYQGGAFYQFSSAQAGLVPGKAQVYLCNRALWLKFHRHQTEMIITKQGRRMFPFLSFNISGLDPTAHYNIFVDVILADPNHWRFQGGKWVPCGKADTNVIGNRVYMHPDSPNTGAHWMRQEISFGKLKLTNNKGASNNTGQMVVLQSLHKYQPRLHVVEVNEDGTEDTSQPGRVQTFTFTETQFIAVTAYQNTDITQLKIDHNPFAKGFRDNYDTVYTGCDIDRLTPSPGDSPRSQIVPGARYAMSSSFLQDQFVSTYAKSRFHPGVGTGPGTERSVPLGNSLLSPQQSEDPTVASHPQRWFVTPANNRLDFAASAYDAADFAGNAATLLSYAAAGVKALPLPTAGCSNRPLGYYADPSGWGGRTPPQYCGVNSKPGSVFSCWPANSLGGRAGANYLAEEGDSIPTERSTIGGPEEAKPKDMTSESSWIETPSSIKSIDSSDSGIFEQAKRRRISPSATPVSETVSPLKSELLAPRECEKNCTKDIGYYSFYPHS; this is encoded by the exons ATGCAGGTTGAGAATTGCATCTCGCCTGCGAGTGATCTCTCCAAGAAATTTATGAATGTGGGCAGTGGCTTTTCGAGCGCCGATGGATCAGAGCTCTCGCTGCAGGACCATCCTATTATATCTGCAAGTGACAACCTGGAGAGAAGTTCACCTCTGAAAAAAAACTCTAGGGAGATGACGAATCAGTCAGAGGCAGACAATTTCCCCGACTCCAAGGACGCATCAGGGGACGTCCAGAGGGGCAAACTCTCTCCTGATCTTCACGGAGTCTCTGACATCCGTCATAATTTCGATGGATCTGCAGGAGAAAGGTGCATCTTTTCTCCATCCGCACAACCTCAGCCAGTCTCAGCAGCTCCCACTGCCATGTTCCCTTACGCGAGCCAGCATGGACCAGCGCACCCGGCTTTTTCTATTGGAAGTCCCAGCCGCTACATGGCCCATCACCCGGTCATAACCAATGGAGCTTACAACAGCCTTCTGACCAACACTTCTCCACAAGGCTACGCGGCGGCGGGCTACCCTTACGCACAGCAGTATGGACACGCGTACCAAGGAGGCGCTTTTTACCAGTTCTCCTCGGCGCAAGCGGGACTGGTGCCGGGGAAAGCGCAGGTGTATCTGTGCAACAGGGCCCTGTGGCTGAAGTTCCACAGGCACCAGACAGAGATGATCATCACAAAGCAAGGACG ACGAATGTTCCCATTTTTAAGCTTCAACATCTCTGGCCTCGACCCAACTGCTCACTATAATATATTTGTGGATGTAATACTTGCTGATCCAAATCACTGGCGATTTCAAGGAGGAAAGTGGGTTCCATGTGGAAAAGCAGACACAAATGTAATAG GAAATAGAGTTTACATGCACCCGGATTCACCGAATACCGGTGCGCACTGGATGCGTCAGGAAATATCATTTGGGAAGCTAAAGCTTACAAACAATAAAGGTGCCTCAAATAACACGGGACAG ATGGTGGTTCTCCAGTCTCTCCACAAGTACCAGCCCCGGCTCCATGTGGTGGAAGTGAACGAGGATGGGACAGAGGACACCAGCCAACCGGGACGAGTCCAGACTTTCACCTTCACAGAGACGCAGTTCATCGCCGTCACAGCTTACCAGAATACCGAT ATTACGCAACTGAAAATTGACCACAATCCGTTTGCTAAAGGATTTCGGGACAACTATGACAC TGTCTACACAGGCTGCGACATTGACCGCCTAACTCCATCACCGGGTGACTCTCCGCGTTCACAGATCGTGCCGGGTGCTAGATATGCCATGTCTAGCTCTTTCCTGCAGGACCAATTTGTCAGCACTTATGCCAAATCTCGCTTTCACCCTGGCGTGGGGACTGGTCCTGGCACGGAGCGCAGCGTCCCACTCGGCAACAGCTTGCTATCCCCGCAGCAAAGCGAGGATCCCACTGTTGCCTCCCACCCGCAGCGATGGTTTGTCACCCCTGCCAACAACCGACTGGACTTTGCCGCCTCGGCATACGACGCCGCCGATTTCGCCGGTAACGCGGCCACCTTGCTGTCCTACGCGGCGGCCGGAGTGAAGGCTCTCCCGCTGCCGACCGCGGGCTGCTCCAACCGGCCTCTTGGCTATTACGCAGACCCGTCGGGCTGGGGAGGACGCACGCCGCCGCAGTACTGTGGCGTGAACAGCAAGCCCGGCTCGGTGTTCTCCTGCTGGCCCGCCAACTCCCTCGGCGGCAGGGCGGGCGCCAACTACCTGGCCGAGGAGGGGGACTCCATCCCGACGGAGAGGTCGACCATCGGCGGCCCGGAGGAGGCCAAACCCAAAGACATGACGTCCGAGTCGAGCTGGATAGAGACGCCGTCCTCCATTAAGTCCATCGACTCGAGTGACTCTGGGATCTTTGAACAGGCCAAGAGGAGGAGAATCTCCCCGTCTGCCACCCCGGTGTCAGAGACTGTGTCCCCGCTAAAGTCTGAGCTGCTGGCACCGAGGGAGTGTGAGAAGAACTGCACAAAGGACATTGGTTATTACAGTTTCTATCCTCacagttaa